Proteins from one Dysgonomonas sp. HDW5A genomic window:
- a CDS encoding iron ABC transporter permease encodes MNKKHFTSFTIILVSIVVFFLLNLILGTISIPLRSIWNIIWHTGDEPVIWQNIVWKSRFPQTITALFAGAGLAISGLQMQTAFRNPLAGPSELGISSGASLGVALMILLSGSLGGVALSKVGFFGEVAISFAAIVGAFAVMAIIIAISQRIRGNVILLIIGVMIGYIASAIIGVLKFFSNDEDVRAYVIWGLGSFSKVSGDQVYTFAGIMLVLIPLSFLLIKTLNLMLLGESYARNLGLNIKRSRLLVITCSCVLTAIITAYCGPIVFLGLAVPHLCRTIFQTSDHRILMPAVTLAGASLSLFCNLIARMPGMEGALPINSVTALIGAPIVISVLFGKRKNEISE; translated from the coding sequence ATGAACAAAAAGCATTTTACATCATTTACAATCATATTGGTTTCTATTGTGGTATTCTTTTTACTGAATCTCATACTGGGAACTATATCAATTCCCCTTCGCTCCATTTGGAATATTATCTGGCATACGGGGGACGAACCTGTTATCTGGCAAAATATAGTCTGGAAATCACGATTTCCACAAACCATAACCGCATTATTTGCAGGAGCAGGATTAGCCATTAGCGGATTGCAAATGCAAACCGCATTCAGAAATCCGTTGGCAGGGCCTTCCGAATTGGGTATAAGTTCGGGGGCAAGCTTAGGTGTTGCTCTTATGATATTACTATCTGGAAGTTTGGGAGGTGTTGCCCTCAGCAAAGTCGGATTCTTTGGAGAGGTAGCCATTTCGTTTGCAGCCATTGTGGGTGCATTTGCGGTTATGGCTATTATTATAGCCATTTCGCAACGGATAAGAGGGAATGTAATTCTTCTGATTATCGGTGTGATGATAGGTTATATTGCAAGTGCCATAATAGGTGTACTTAAGTTTTTTAGTAACGATGAAGATGTACGGGCGTATGTTATCTGGGGGTTAGGTAGCTTCTCTAAAGTGTCAGGTGATCAGGTGTATACATTTGCAGGCATTATGCTTGTGTTGATACCCCTGTCTTTTCTTCTCATAAAAACACTTAACCTCATGCTATTGGGCGAAAGTTATGCACGCAATTTGGGATTAAATATCAAGCGGTCACGATTATTAGTAATTACTTGTTCGTGTGTTCTTACAGCCATTATTACCGCCTATTGCGGGCCCATTGTATTTTTAGGGCTGGCTGTACCACATTTGTGCAGAACCATATTTCAGACATCCGATCACCGCATACTTATGCCTGCTGTTACATTGGCAGGAGCTTCTCTATCATTGTTTTGCAATCTGATTGCCCGTATGCCGGGTATGGAAGGTGCATTGCCTATCAACTCGGTAACGGCACTTATCGGTGCACCTATTGTGATTTCTGTATTATTCGGAAAAAGAAAAAATGAAATTAGTGAATAA
- a CDS encoding ABC transporter substrate-binding protein has translation MKSSIIICLTLFIGFAFSGCKNNQQSESATTLSTASSSDSVHIEVKYAQGFSVSYNDNYRLVDVQDPQHESETVYRYALVNRGQSHEGIPKDYTIIEVPVQKVVCMTTLQLSNFIKLDAIDKVVGMTSTHYLFNQQMKDRIKNGQASQIGIEGNFDNEVVMALDPDIILVSPFKRGGYESIKDLNIPLVTFLGYKETSALGQAEWIKFTAMLLGFEQQANSQFAEIEKKYQDLMTLASKADKKPIVLSGEMRSGNWYVVGGKSFLAQQFRDAGAEYFLKDNTETGGINMDFESVYSKGADADFWRMLVSHDGDYSYEAMKQSDARYADFKAFKEKKVVYCNLRQKPFYEKAPVEPEVVLADLIKAFHPELLPDHKPVYYEILH, from the coding sequence ATGAAAAGCTCAATAATTATTTGTCTGACTTTATTTATCGGCTTCGCTTTCAGCGGTTGCAAGAATAATCAGCAGAGTGAAAGTGCAACTACCTTATCTACGGCAAGCTCATCCGATTCGGTTCACATCGAAGTCAAATACGCACAAGGTTTCAGCGTTTCATATAACGATAACTACCGATTGGTGGATGTTCAAGACCCTCAACACGAAAGCGAGACTGTGTATCGCTATGCGTTAGTCAATCGGGGGCAAAGCCACGAGGGAATACCGAAAGATTACACTATTATAGAGGTTCCCGTTCAGAAGGTTGTTTGCATGACTACTCTTCAATTATCTAATTTTATAAAACTGGATGCTATTGATAAAGTCGTAGGAATGACCAGCACGCATTATTTATTCAACCAACAGATGAAAGACCGTATCAAAAACGGACAGGCCAGCCAGATAGGCATAGAGGGTAATTTTGACAATGAGGTGGTTATGGCACTCGATCCTGACATTATACTTGTATCTCCATTTAAACGTGGAGGGTATGAATCGATCAAGGATCTGAATATTCCTCTGGTGACTTTTCTGGGTTATAAGGAGACTTCTGCTCTTGGGCAAGCCGAATGGATTAAATTTACAGCCATGCTGCTGGGCTTTGAACAACAGGCGAACAGTCAATTCGCAGAGATAGAAAAGAAATATCAAGACCTGATGACTCTTGCTTCTAAAGCGGACAAAAAGCCTATTGTTTTGAGTGGCGAAATGCGTTCGGGCAATTGGTATGTAGTAGGTGGTAAAAGCTTTCTGGCTCAACAATTCCGTGATGCAGGAGCTGAATATTTTCTGAAAGACAATACCGAAACTGGAGGTATAAATATGGATTTCGAATCGGTATATTCTAAGGGAGCAGATGCCGATTTTTGGCGTATGCTCGTAAGTCACGACGGCGACTATTCGTACGAAGCAATGAAGCAAAGCGATGCTCGGTATGCAGACTTTAAAGCTTTTAAAGAGAAGAAAGTGGTATACTGCAATCTTCGTCAGAAACCATTCTACGAAAAAGCTCCTGTTGAACCCGAAGTTGTTCTGGCTGATTTGATAAAGGCTTTTCATCCTGAACTGTTGCCCGATCATAAGCCTGTATATTACGAAATATTGCACTAA
- the cbiD gene encoding cobalt-precorrin-5B (C(1))-methyltransferase CbiD gives MILILGGTTEGRHAVTVCDEASKSYYYSTKGESQEIICANGTRLTGALDENAMEAICIEKNIRLLVDAAHPFAVVLHQTIAKVSEKLNIPVVRYERSYPEHDEDIIWCDSYDDAINYLERHNIDNLLALTGVNTLVKLKPYWQSHNCWFRILDRQESRALVDEVQFPFEKIIYYQQGEDDTPLFEKLQPEAIITKESGESGGFNEKVKAARELNIPVLAVKRPPLSLHFIPVHGENGLRKMIEKLVPDFFELRTGYTTGTCATAATKAALTALLTGNQLNEISITLPSGEWIYIPIEATTFGDNEVTCIVIKDAGDDPDVTNKQEITSTVRLNTEKRGVHFLQGKGVGVVTLPGLGLEIGGPAINATPRKMIKREVFKVLRHNQYKLPDHSIRIGVDVTIAVPNGEEIAKRTFNPKLGIIGGISIIGTSGVVKPFSSDAFIRSIRREMGVTKALYCERVVINSGAKSEKIVKQLYPELPGQAFIHYGNFIGETIKIAADLGFKYVTMGIMLGKAVKLAEGSLDTHSKKVVMNKEFLSDIAVQAGCSDSTIEAMQNITLARQLWEIIPETKFFSLIIQKCHEVCTPLLPDGELTVFLIDEEGKIIR, from the coding sequence ATGATACTTATATTAGGAGGAACAACCGAAGGACGCCATGCAGTAACCGTGTGCGATGAAGCATCAAAATCTTATTATTATTCGACTAAAGGCGAATCGCAGGAGATAATTTGTGCAAATGGCACTCGTCTGACAGGAGCATTAGATGAAAATGCGATGGAAGCTATTTGTATAGAAAAGAACATTCGCCTTTTGGTAGATGCTGCCCATCCGTTTGCAGTGGTTCTTCATCAGACAATTGCTAAAGTATCCGAGAAATTGAATATCCCCGTTGTTCGTTACGAAAGAAGCTATCCCGAACACGATGAAGATATTATTTGGTGCGATTCGTATGACGATGCTATTAATTACCTCGAAAGACATAACATAGATAATCTTCTGGCATTAACAGGAGTAAATACCCTTGTGAAGTTAAAACCCTATTGGCAATCACATAATTGCTGGTTCAGAATATTAGATAGGCAAGAATCAAGAGCATTGGTTGATGAAGTACAATTTCCATTCGAAAAGATTATTTATTATCAGCAGGGAGAAGACGATACGCCTCTATTCGAGAAGCTACAACCCGAAGCAATAATAACCAAAGAAAGTGGTGAATCGGGAGGCTTCAACGAGAAAGTAAAGGCTGCCCGAGAATTAAATATCCCTGTTTTAGCAGTAAAACGTCCGCCCTTATCTCTCCATTTTATTCCTGTACATGGCGAAAATGGATTGCGGAAAATGATAGAAAAGTTAGTTCCTGATTTTTTCGAGTTAAGAACGGGATATACTACGGGAACTTGTGCAACGGCAGCCACAAAAGCTGCTCTTACAGCATTATTAACAGGCAATCAGTTAAACGAAATAAGCATAACTCTACCTAGTGGCGAATGGATATACATACCTATCGAAGCAACTACTTTTGGAGATAACGAAGTTACTTGTATCGTGATTAAAGACGCAGGAGACGACCCCGATGTAACCAATAAGCAGGAAATAACATCAACTGTACGATTAAATACGGAAAAAAGAGGTGTACATTTTCTACAGGGAAAAGGAGTCGGTGTTGTAACTCTACCTGGTTTAGGATTGGAGATAGGAGGTCCTGCCATCAACGCAACACCTCGAAAGATGATAAAGCGGGAAGTATTCAAAGTACTTCGTCACAATCAATATAAACTGCCCGATCATAGTATTCGTATCGGTGTAGATGTAACTATTGCGGTTCCCAATGGTGAAGAGATAGCCAAGCGGACATTCAATCCTAAATTAGGAATCATTGGAGGAATATCTATTATAGGAACTTCGGGAGTCGTAAAACCTTTTTCTTCGGATGCTTTCATTCGATCCATACGCAGAGAGATGGGGGTAACCAAAGCTCTCTATTGCGAGCGTGTAGTAATCAATTCAGGAGCGAAGAGCGAAAAAATCGTGAAGCAGCTGTATCCAGAATTACCCGGTCAGGCTTTTATTCACTACGGAAATTTTATTGGTGAAACAATAAAAATAGCTGCCGATCTGGGCTTTAAATACGTAACTATGGGTATTATGCTCGGAAAAGCCGTAAAGCTTGCCGAAGGCTCATTGGATACGCACAGCAAAAAAGTGGTGATGAATAAAGAATTTCTTTCGGATATAGCCGTGCAGGCTGGTTGCTCAGACTCAACCATCGAAGCCATGCAGAATATTACTTTAGCACGTCAATTATGGGAAATTATCCCCGAGACTAAATTCTTCTCGTTGATTATACAAAAATGTCATGAAGTATGTACACCTCTTCTGCCCGATGGTGAGCTGACTGTTTTTCTGATTGACGAGGAGGGTAAAATAATACGATAA
- the cobM gene encoding precorrin-4 C(11)-methyltransferase, which yields MTKTAIILTSESSLALAQTIKKDLANARIYTKAEIEGTVQISSINDCVEELFNKVESLIFIGAMGICVRSIAPYIVDKYTDPAVVNIDSTGRYVVSVLSGHVGGANDLSKQIANIIGGEAVITTQSDNTNLWALDTIGNKFGWVTDSNAANFNYPLTSFVNKKQTALLLDINDEGTKYLERTTPEHVDVYYKYEDINLHKYELLIAVTPYLYPDAGIQVIYYHPKVLHLGVGCRKDCDPKGITDYLSTEIKGLNIAMSSIKDISSIDLKKDEALLEDIQVFFKNITVNIYSADELKDIEVPNPSQKVKEVTSVSSVSEATAIKSANGGPLILEKQKAVLSAGNDFTFAIAIDKEAIRQGHIEIVGAGPGDPDLISVKGRYFLEAADLILYAGSLVPVELTYCAKQGAVVRSSASMDLEEQFSIMKEFYDKGKLVVRLHTGDPCIYGAIQEQMAFFDEYKMSYHITPGISSFLAAAAALESQFTIPEKVQTIILTRGEGRTPMPEKEKLHLLAQSQSTMCIFLSATIVDQVQEELLVHYPPTTPVAACYKLTWKDERIYRGELKDLAKIIKENNLTLTTMIVVGEAIGNREGLSKLYSNQFKHLFRK from the coding sequence ATGACAAAAACAGCAATCATACTAACCTCAGAAAGTAGCCTAGCGTTAGCACAAACTATAAAGAAAGATTTAGCAAATGCACGGATCTATACCAAAGCCGAAATTGAAGGTACAGTTCAGATATCATCAATAAATGACTGCGTAGAAGAACTATTCAATAAAGTAGAATCTCTCATTTTTATTGGTGCGATGGGTATTTGTGTGCGAAGCATAGCCCCTTATATTGTAGATAAATACACCGACCCTGCTGTTGTAAATATCGACAGTACGGGGCGATATGTAGTCTCGGTTTTGTCGGGTCATGTTGGTGGTGCCAATGATCTATCGAAACAAATAGCTAATATTATTGGTGGCGAGGCGGTAATTACGACTCAAAGCGATAATACAAACCTCTGGGCATTAGATACTATAGGAAATAAATTCGGATGGGTGACTGATTCTAATGCGGCTAACTTTAATTATCCGTTGACCTCTTTTGTTAATAAAAAACAGACAGCTCTCTTACTCGATATTAATGATGAAGGGACAAAATATCTAGAGCGTACAACACCCGAGCATGTTGATGTATACTATAAATACGAGGATATTAACTTGCATAAATATGAATTGCTGATAGCCGTAACACCTTATCTTTATCCCGATGCAGGTATTCAGGTAATTTATTATCATCCCAAAGTGTTACACTTGGGTGTTGGATGTCGTAAAGACTGCGACCCTAAAGGCATTACGGATTATCTTTCTACAGAAATAAAGGGATTGAATATTGCTATGTCTTCTATAAAAGACATTTCTTCTATTGATCTGAAAAAAGATGAAGCTTTATTAGAAGATATTCAGGTCTTCTTTAAGAATATTACTGTTAATATTTACTCTGCTGATGAACTGAAAGACATAGAAGTACCCAACCCTTCTCAAAAAGTAAAAGAAGTAACTTCTGTCTCGAGTGTATCGGAAGCTACCGCAATTAAAAGTGCCAATGGAGGTCCGCTTATCTTAGAAAAGCAAAAAGCGGTTTTAAGTGCGGGTAACGATTTTACGTTTGCTATTGCTATTGACAAGGAAGCTATTCGCCAAGGACATATCGAAATAGTAGGAGCAGGTCCCGGTGACCCCGATTTGATTTCGGTAAAAGGTCGTTACTTTCTGGAAGCAGCCGATTTGATCCTCTATGCAGGAAGCCTTGTACCTGTCGAACTTACTTATTGTGCCAAGCAAGGGGCAGTGGTAAGAAGTTCGGCTTCGATGGATTTGGAGGAGCAATTTTCAATCATGAAAGAGTTTTATGACAAAGGAAAATTAGTAGTTCGTCTGCATACCGGAGACCCATGTATTTACGGAGCTATACAAGAGCAGATGGCATTTTTTGATGAATATAAAATGTCGTATCATATTACTCCCGGCATATCTTCCTTTTTGGCTGCGGCTGCCGCTTTGGAATCGCAATTCACCATTCCCGAGAAAGTGCAGACTATTATATTGACTCGAGGGGAGGGGAGAACGCCCATGCCCGAAAAGGAAAAATTGCACTTGCTGGCTCAATCGCAAAGTACCATGTGTATATTCCTCAGTGCAACTATTGTAGATCAAGTTCAGGAAGAATTATTAGTACATTATCCACCTACAACACCCGTAGCAGCATGCTATAAACTGACATGGAAAGATGAGCGTATCTATCGGGGCGAGTTAAAGGATTTAGCAAAGATTATCAAAGAAAACAATCTGACCTTAACTACTATGATTGTTGTGGGTGAAGCAATCGGTAACCGTGAAGGCTTATCGAAATTATACTCTAATCAGTTTAAACATTTATTTAGAAAGTAA
- the cbiE gene encoding precorrin-6y C5,15-methyltransferase (decarboxylating) subunit CbiE encodes MRFYVIGIDDNQQQYFSPEIKKVISAHTVFSGGARHHEIAEPFLPIEYIWIDIVVPLKNVFQQYQSHHEIVVFASGDPLFFGFANTIQREMSEAEIMLYPSFNSLQMLAHRLVLPYQDMHIVSLTGRPWLKFDQALIEGQPKIGVLTDNKEHIPSAIAERMLEYGYDNYIMNIGELLGNKEKEKVSTLELKDVVDKTFQFPNNLILIKTETRNRPFGIPETDFHLLNGRAKMITKMPIRLLSLSLLDLRDKSVFWDVGFCTGSVSVEAKMQFPHLDIFAFEQRSEGTELMQTNTRRFGTPGITALIGDFTQTDVSRLPAPDAVFIGGHGGKMNEIVAKLTEVLNPNGVIVFNSVSDESRNMFLDAIKNNGLKLEQSITIKVDDFNAIDVMKAIKIDRQ; translated from the coding sequence ATGAGATTTTACGTAATAGGTATTGATGATAATCAGCAACAATATTTCTCACCCGAAATAAAGAAGGTGATAAGTGCTCATACTGTTTTTTCGGGAGGAGCACGTCATCATGAAATTGCAGAACCATTTCTACCCATAGAATATATATGGATTGATATAGTTGTGCCTTTGAAAAATGTATTTCAACAATACCAGTCGCATCATGAAATAGTTGTTTTTGCTTCAGGTGATCCTCTTTTCTTTGGATTTGCAAATACCATTCAGCGGGAAATGTCTGAGGCTGAAATTATGTTATACCCTTCGTTCAATTCATTGCAAATGTTGGCTCATCGTTTGGTGTTGCCTTATCAGGATATGCATATTGTTTCGCTGACGGGGCGTCCTTGGTTGAAATTCGATCAGGCTTTGATCGAAGGACAACCCAAAATAGGAGTGTTGACCGATAACAAAGAACATATTCCATCGGCTATTGCAGAACGAATGCTGGAATATGGGTATGATAACTACATCATGAATATTGGTGAATTACTCGGTAATAAGGAAAAAGAGAAAGTCTCGACTTTAGAACTGAAAGACGTTGTAGATAAGACCTTTCAATTTCCCAATAATCTGATCTTGATAAAGACCGAGACACGAAATCGTCCGTTTGGTATTCCCGAAACAGACTTTCATTTATTGAATGGAAGAGCAAAAATGATAACTAAAATGCCGATCCGGTTACTATCCCTTAGTTTATTAGATTTGAGAGATAAGTCGGTATTTTGGGATGTCGGTTTTTGTACAGGATCGGTTTCAGTAGAAGCTAAAATGCAGTTTCCTCATCTCGATATTTTTGCATTCGAGCAAAGGAGCGAAGGGACAGAATTAATGCAGACCAATACTCGCAGATTTGGTACACCCGGTATAACTGCACTTATAGGTGATTTTACTCAGACTGATGTATCCAGATTACCTGCCCCCGATGCGGTGTTTATTGGAGGACATGGTGGTAAAATGAATGAGATAGTGGCGAAACTTACCGAAGTTCTGAACCCCAATGGGGTAATTGTATTCAATTCGGTATCGGACGAAAGTCGCAATATGTTTTTAGATGCCATAAAAAATAATGGTTTGAAACTAGAACAAAGTATAACAATTAAAGTAGACGATTTCAATGCAATTGATGTAATGAAAGCAATAAAAATAGATAGACAATGA
- the cobT gene encoding nicotinate-nucleotide--dimethylbenzimidazole phosphoribosyltransferase — MLQFNIEKPKDEVRSYLQEKIDNLTKPKGSLGVLEDLAMQIGWIQQTLEPKLINPHHIVFAGDHGIAAEGVSPSPQEVTFQMVANFWAGGAGINFLARQHKIELQIVDAGVNFDFKPEDPIIDKKIRKSTRNYLNEAAMTHEEMDLAIQRGADCVQACFDKGCNVIGFGEMGITNTSASALWTACLTDIPLKDCVGAGCDHTGNIMEHKYNVLKQAKENYKGDNSPEDIIRYFGGYEMVMAVGAMLKAAELKMVILVDGFIMTNCLLAASKLNENVLYYAIFGHQGDEAGHKLVLKYLNAKPILHLGYRLGEGTGALCAYPIVDSSVRMINEMNSFKKIQVTKYF, encoded by the coding sequence ATGCTACAATTCAACATTGAAAAACCAAAGGACGAAGTTCGTTCTTATTTACAAGAAAAAATAGATAATCTGACCAAGCCAAAAGGCTCGTTGGGAGTATTGGAAGATTTAGCCATGCAAATTGGTTGGATTCAGCAAACATTAGAACCTAAATTAATTAATCCTCATCATATTGTATTTGCCGGAGATCATGGCATTGCAGCCGAAGGGGTAAGCCCGTCGCCACAGGAAGTAACCTTTCAGATGGTAGCCAATTTCTGGGCAGGAGGTGCGGGTATTAATTTTCTGGCTCGTCAACATAAAATCGAATTACAGATTGTAGATGCAGGGGTTAATTTCGATTTTAAACCCGAAGATCCGATTATCGATAAAAAGATCCGAAAAAGCACCCGGAACTATCTGAATGAGGCTGCTATGACTCACGAAGAAATGGACTTGGCAATACAACGTGGTGCAGATTGTGTACAGGCTTGTTTCGACAAAGGGTGTAACGTTATCGGTTTTGGAGAAATGGGTATTACCAATACTTCAGCATCAGCCTTATGGACAGCTTGTTTGACAGATATTCCATTGAAAGATTGCGTAGGTGCAGGTTGCGATCATACAGGAAATATAATGGAACATAAGTATAATGTTTTGAAACAGGCTAAAGAAAATTATAAGGGGGATAATTCGCCCGAAGATATTATCCGTTACTTTGGCGGTTACGAAATGGTGATGGCTGTAGGTGCTATGCTAAAGGCTGCCGAATTGAAAATGGTCATTCTGGTTGATGGTTTTATTATGACCAACTGCCTGCTTGCTGCATCTAAATTGAATGAAAATGTATTGTATTATGCTATTTTCGGACATCAGGGTGATGAGGCCGGACATAAACTGGTTCTTAAATACTTAAATGCAAAACCTATCCTGCATTTAGGTTATCGATTAGGAGAAGGAACGGGTGCTTTGTGTGCTTATCCCATTGTTGATTCGTCAGTAAGGATGATTAATGAGATGAATTCTTTCAAGAAAATTCAAGTGACGAAATATTTTTAA
- a CDS encoding ABC transporter ATP-binding protein, which yields MKLVNKQRTIQLRNLSIGYLTKNNRKIVASDINADIFSGELTCLLGANGIGKSTLLRTLSAFQPKLGGQIYIEGKEIETYSEKQLSTLIGVVLTEKCDIKNMTARELIGLGRSPYTGFWGTLSDTDKAIVDKAISMVKIENLASRMMHTLSDGERQKVMITKALAQETPIIFLDEPTAFLDFPSKVEIMQLLHRLSRQTNKTIFLSTHDLELALQIADKIWLIDKQSGINIGTPEDLSLSGHLTSFFARKGILFDEETGLFRIENTYTKQIKLTGHGQMYSMVRKALLRNGILATRNIESVDYIEVTNGENKEIKIFQSDKEPVSVYSIATLLDTLKL from the coding sequence ATGAAATTAGTGAATAAACAACGAACCATACAACTAAGAAACTTATCCATTGGGTATCTCACCAAGAATAACCGAAAGATAGTTGCATCGGATATCAATGCAGATATATTCAGTGGCGAACTTACCTGTCTATTAGGAGCAAACGGTATCGGAAAGTCAACTCTACTTCGGACATTATCCGCATTTCAACCCAAACTCGGCGGACAAATATATATCGAAGGAAAAGAAATAGAAACGTATTCAGAGAAACAACTCTCTACTTTGATAGGAGTAGTACTTACCGAAAAGTGCGATATCAAAAACATGACGGCTCGCGAACTAATCGGTTTAGGTAGAAGCCCCTATACTGGCTTTTGGGGAACACTCAGCGATACAGACAAGGCAATTGTGGATAAAGCCATATCGATGGTGAAGATCGAAAACCTTGCCTCCCGAATGATGCATACCTTAAGCGATGGCGAACGCCAAAAAGTAATGATTACAAAAGCATTGGCACAAGAAACCCCAATTATCTTTTTGGACGAACCAACCGCATTTCTTGATTTTCCGAGTAAAGTCGAGATTATGCAATTGCTTCATCGATTATCACGTCAAACCAATAAAACGATATTCTTATCGACTCACGATTTAGAACTGGCACTTCAAATTGCTGATAAAATATGGTTGATCGACAAACAATCGGGCATCAATATAGGCACTCCCGAAGACCTGTCATTGAGCGGACACCTTACCTCTTTCTTTGCCCGAAAGGGAATTCTATTTGATGAGGAAACAGGCTTATTTCGAATCGAAAACACATATACCAAACAGATTAAATTGACAGGACATGGGCAAATGTACTCTATGGTTCGAAAAGCCCTGCTCCGCAACGGAATATTAGCTACCCGAAATATAGAGTCGGTAGATTATATAGAAGTTACTAACGGAGAAAATAAAGAAATAAAGATATTTCAATCAGATAAAGAACCCGTATCGGTTTACAGTATAGCAACACTACTCGATACATTAAAACTATGA
- a CDS encoding ankyrin repeat domain-containing protein, producing MSDKHLYRKFYILFLFCLLSVSLSAQKIASTVEEKELLEAVSENFQTLAERLLNEGGNANLTDDYGQSLLMFAARNNNKELASLLIEKGAKVNYRIKHKSEYNSDKNALAMLMLQNLTVLDYGIASKDISMVDFLIEAGAKLDIKNKDLGSTVATASQRGNTKMVRYLLSKGAQVSDETGRNLIVWHIILKADPIYGITKTDKNTDFSLIKIWDDYGISLDNEKLLSSPLVRTERHRKNIVNYMAAYREWIESGAKISQKLEKESYAKPIPKIVNEDELDQAIFEAAKRHKEYEERILKEKEEAEQKYYKVWIVVFISLGVIATLIIQRHRLQALWVSVSTILNTPPAPNNRPVSVIIKPRQPSQDKPADNRVPKKQEKEKKTKAGQIPITAKGWTVDDTTGIEVLYLTIEDMINPINLRNEHERAVREMIWYIRRLEKISEEEATNMTGEKELVKKLNSLWKSIDPNNVRDIYKRSLYLLVENYSKQDKKVEPFLNQIRVKK from the coding sequence ATGTCCGACAAGCATTTATACCGAAAATTCTACATCCTATTTTTATTCTGTCTTTTGTCGGTTAGTCTATCGGCGCAAAAAATAGCATCTACGGTCGAGGAAAAAGAATTATTAGAAGCTGTATCCGAGAATTTTCAAACCTTAGCAGAACGTTTATTAAATGAAGGAGGAAATGCCAATCTCACCGATGATTACGGACAAAGCCTACTCATGTTTGCCGCTCGCAATAACAACAAAGAACTGGCAAGCTTATTAATAGAGAAAGGAGCTAAAGTCAATTACCGCATCAAACATAAGTCAGAATACAATAGTGATAAAAATGCTTTAGCCATGCTGATGCTGCAAAATCTCACGGTTCTCGATTACGGCATAGCATCAAAGGATATTTCGATGGTCGATTTTTTGATTGAAGCAGGAGCAAAGCTCGATATTAAAAATAAAGACCTAGGTAGTACAGTAGCCACAGCCTCGCAACGGGGAAACACTAAAATGGTTAGGTACTTGTTAAGTAAAGGGGCTCAGGTATCAGACGAAACCGGCAGGAATTTAATTGTTTGGCATATTATTTTAAAGGCTGATCCTATTTATGGGATTACTAAAACAGATAAGAATACGGACTTCTCTTTAATCAAGATTTGGGATGATTACGGAATATCTCTCGACAATGAAAAATTACTATCATCACCATTAGTCCGCACTGAAAGACATCGAAAGAATATCGTGAATTATATGGCTGCATACCGAGAATGGATTGAGTCGGGAGCCAAAATATCACAAAAGTTAGAGAAAGAGTCCTATGCAAAGCCAATACCAAAGATAGTAAATGAAGATGAGCTGGATCAAGCTATATTCGAGGCAGCGAAGCGTCATAAAGAATACGAAGAAAGAATCCTAAAAGAAAAAGAAGAAGCCGAACAAAAGTATTATAAAGTATGGATAGTTGTATTTATATCATTAGGCGTTATCGCTACCTTAATAATACAACGCCATCGCTTACAGGCTCTTTGGGTTTCGGTCTCTACAATATTGAATACACCTCCTGCCCCTAATAACCGTCCGGTCTCGGTTATTATAAAGCCTCGTCAACCGTCACAAGATAAGCCTGCAGACAATAGAGTGCCTAAAAAACAAGAAAAAGAAAAGAAGACAAAAGCCGGGCAAATACCAATTACTGCAAAAGGATGGACTGTAGATGATACAACCGGAATAGAAGTTCTTTATCTGACTATCGAAGATATGATTAACCCTATCAATCTGAGAAATGAGCACGAAAGGGCTGTCAGAGAAATGATATGGTATATACGGAGATTAGAAAAAATTTCGGAGGAGGAAGCTACTAATATGACAGGTGAAAAAGAGCTTGTCAAGAAATTAAATTCCCTTTGGAAAAGTATTGATCCAAACAATGTACGCGACATTTATAAACGCTCTTTGTATCTTCTTGTCGAGAACTATTCGAAACAGGACAAGAAGGTTGAACCATTCCTCAATCAAATCAGAGTTAAAAAATAA